CTAGTTACTTTCGATGAACAGGATAACGGCAAAACCGTTGTCACCTTACGTCAAATGCATCCGACGCCAGAACGTCGCGCCATCGTCATTGGGTTTGGTGCTGTCGAATTTGGCGCGCAAACGCTGGGAAAACTCGCCGATTATGTCGCCAAAAATTTCGACGCCGCATCCGCCAAAGGCTGACCGTTGTGCGTTGCGCACGCCCCACGTAAGCGGACGTTCGTCCAGACAATACCAACTCCGGCTTTGTTTAAGGTTTTTCGATGCGGGCCCGAGCGCGGCTTTTCCTCTTGTTGCGACTGTGGCCCGCGTTGGGAAACATGACTAGGAGGAAGCCCTGGGGTCTGGGCGCGTGCTATGGAGAAAACTCCAATCCGGTTCAGCCGAGGGTACCGCGCGGCGGTGCTCAACTTTGCGTGGCCGAGCAGTACCTGGATGACCCGCACGTCGATATTGGCTGCCAGCAGGTGGGTCGCGAAGCTGTGGCGCAGCGTGT
The DNA window shown above is from Puniceibacterium sp. IMCC21224 and carries:
- a CDS encoding tyrosine-type recombinase/integrase; the encoded protein is TLRHSFATHLLAANIDVRVIQVLLGHAKLSTAARYPRLNRIGVFSIARAQTPGLPPSHVSQRGPQSQQEEKPRSGPHRKTLNKAGVGIVWTNVRLRGACATHNGQPLADAASKFLAT